From a single Candidatus Polarisedimenticolaceae bacterium genomic region:
- a CDS encoding carboxyl transferase domain-containing protein, whose amino-acid sequence MAKVLLEPVGDARERFLPDDAWRVQRERMVARTGDLAAKRAAVRAGWGDKYAARVREKGKLPTWDRIDRLKDPDSPVLPVGTLVNWGRTFGEEARTSPGAGVVTAFVRVHGRWVVAIANDNTVASGSWWPRTPEKIERAQEMALRLRLPVVYLVDCSGLYLPEQGRTFPGRTGAGAIFKMNARLSAAGVPQIAGVHGDCIAGGGYMPIISDVVYMTEQAYMVIAGAALIKGAKSQKLTSLDIGGPDVHVHLSRCADWRVPDDEVLLRRVRDEIAKLPSSACDYYRYGAEPAPPRFDAAELDGLFPEDHRMGYDMRQILARLCDHSLFGESLAHVGPEMICGVARIGGLYAGIVANNPGLTDHPVHRGVKRPGGILYREGIAKIAQFSRACNDDGIPLVWLQDIAGFDVGLEAESQGLLGYGSSLIYTNSSNTVPMFTVLLRKASGAGYYAMAGLPYEPVLQLATPVTRLAVMEGRTLAIGAYNTRLDDDFNVVASTPEEADEIRRGMSAVEKRIEGDMDPVKAASQMDVDEIVAPSELRLWLESAVEMAYQATGYRRVKNPRIWSLHDLKILAR is encoded by the coding sequence ATGGCCAAGGTGCTGCTCGAGCCGGTGGGCGACGCGCGCGAGCGTTTCCTTCCCGACGACGCCTGGCGCGTCCAGCGGGAGCGGATGGTGGCGCGGACCGGCGATCTCGCCGCCAAGCGCGCGGCGGTTCGCGCCGGGTGGGGGGACAAATACGCCGCGCGGGTGCGCGAGAAGGGGAAACTCCCGACCTGGGACCGGATCGACCGCCTCAAGGATCCGGATTCGCCGGTCCTTCCCGTCGGGACGCTCGTCAACTGGGGACGCACGTTCGGCGAGGAGGCGCGCACGTCCCCCGGCGCGGGGGTCGTCACGGCCTTCGTGCGCGTGCACGGACGCTGGGTCGTGGCGATCGCCAACGACAACACCGTCGCGTCGGGATCGTGGTGGCCGCGCACCCCGGAGAAGATCGAGCGCGCGCAGGAGATGGCGCTGCGGCTGCGGCTGCCGGTCGTCTACCTCGTCGATTGCTCCGGCCTCTACCTCCCCGAGCAGGGCCGCACCTTCCCGGGACGGACGGGGGCCGGCGCGATCTTCAAGATGAACGCGCGCCTGTCGGCTGCCGGGGTGCCGCAGATCGCCGGGGTCCACGGCGACTGCATCGCCGGCGGCGGCTACATGCCGATCATCAGCGACGTCGTCTACATGACCGAGCAGGCGTACATGGTCATCGCCGGCGCCGCGCTGATCAAGGGGGCGAAGTCGCAGAAGCTCACCTCCCTGGACATCGGCGGCCCCGACGTGCACGTCCACCTCTCGCGCTGCGCCGACTGGCGCGTTCCCGACGACGAGGTGCTGTTGCGCCGCGTACGGGACGAGATCGCCAAGCTCCCGTCGTCCGCGTGCGACTACTACCGCTACGGCGCCGAGCCGGCGCCGCCGCGATTCGACGCGGCCGAGCTCGACGGGTTGTTCCCCGAGGACCATCGCATGGGGTACGACATGCGCCAGATCCTCGCGCGCCTGTGCGATCACTCGCTGTTCGGCGAGTCGCTCGCCCACGTGGGACCCGAGATGATCTGCGGGGTCGCCAGGATCGGCGGGTTGTACGCCGGAATCGTGGCGAACAACCCCGGCCTCACCGACCACCCGGTCCACCGCGGCGTGAAGCGCCCGGGCGGAATCCTCTATCGGGAGGGGATCGCGAAGATCGCGCAGTTCTCCAGGGCCTGCAACGACGACGGCATCCCGCTCGTCTGGCTGCAGGACATCGCGGGGTTCGACGTCGGCCTCGAGGCGGAGTCGCAGGGCCTGCTCGGCTACGGCTCGAGCCTCATCTACACCAACTCCTCGAACACCGTCCCGATGTTCACGGTCCTGCTCCGCAAGGCCTCCGGAGCCGGGTATTACGCGATGGCGGGGCTTCCGTACGAGCCGGTTCTCCAGCTCGCGACGCCGGTCACGCGCCTGGCGGTGATGGAGGGGCGCACGCTCGCGATCGGCGCCTACAACACCAGGCTCGACGACGACTTCAACGTCGTGGCCTCGACTCCCGAGGAGGCCGACGAGATCCGGCGCGGGATGTCGGCGGTGGAGAAGCGCATCGAAGGGGACATGGACCCCGTGAAGGCCGCCTCCCAGATGGACGTGGACGAGATCGTCGCGCCTTCGGAGCTGCGCCTCTGGCTCGAGTCGGCGGTGGAGATGGCCTACCAGGCGACCGGATACCGGCGCGTGAAGAATCCGCGCATCTGGTCCCTGCACGACCTCAAGATCCTCGCGCGATGA
- a CDS encoding biotin/lipoyl-containing protein produces the protein MNEPILAVEVVPAEAGWRVRAPLLGRWSAHPHPGALVGAGSVVGFLEHLDRRYRLVLPDGAAGRVRGTMPRDRIVAVEYGQTLFELAPLRADDAAGLEEEGRTTGTVVAGLPAGHHAVVAPTDGVFYRRPTPGARPFVQAGDRVRNGQPLGLIEVMKTFGQIPYGGPGLPEEAEVVEVRADDAAEVRAGDVLVVVR, from the coding sequence ATGAACGAACCGATCCTCGCGGTCGAGGTCGTGCCGGCGGAAGCGGGGTGGCGCGTGCGCGCGCCGCTCCTGGGGCGCTGGAGCGCCCATCCGCACCCCGGCGCGCTCGTCGGGGCGGGGAGCGTCGTCGGTTTCCTCGAGCATCTCGACCGCCGCTACCGGCTCGTCCTCCCGGACGGCGCCGCGGGGCGCGTGCGCGGGACGATGCCCCGCGATCGCATCGTCGCCGTCGAATACGGCCAGACCCTGTTCGAGCTCGCTCCTCTCCGCGCGGACGACGCGGCCGGGCTCGAGGAGGAAGGGCGGACGACCGGGACGGTCGTCGCGGGGCTCCCGGCCGGCCATCACGCCGTCGTCGCCCCGACGGACGGCGTGTTCTACCGGCGTCCGACCCCCGGCGCCCGGCCGTTCGTCCAGGCGGGCGATCGCGTGCGGAACGGCCAGCCGCTCGGGCTCATCGAGGTGATGAAGACCTTCGGCCAGATCCCCTACGGGGGGCCGGGACTTCCCGAGGAGGCCGAGGTCGTCGAGGTCCGCGCCGACGACGCGGCGGAGGTGCGCGCGGGCGACGTCCTCGTGGTCGTGCGGTGA
- the accC gene encoding acetyl-CoA carboxylase biotin carboxylase subunit, protein MFRRILVANRGEIALRVLRTCRSMGIESVAVFSEADRDAPWLEAADRTVCIGPARADRSYLDADAVLQAAEQTECRAVHPGYGFLSENARFAARCEQHGITFIGPGPGAIRRMGDKMEAKRTMAAAGVPTIPGSPGALADVEAAARLAGEIGYPVLLKASAGGGGKGMRRCDDESGLRRGFAEATLEADKAFGNATLYLEKYLEGGRHVEFQLLADAFGNAIHVGERECSVQRHHQKLVEESPSPAIDDATRARVGETTARAAASFGYRNAGTVEFLRTPGGELFFMEMNTRLQVEHPVSEMISGLDLVEEQIRIAALEPLRLTQGEVRLSGHALELRINAEDPDAGFRPDPGTIVAFEPPRGEGVRWDSAVRAGWKIPPHYDSMIGKLIVHAPTRPEAIARAKRALDTLRIEGVKTTIPLQRWILDAPEFVSGDYDIGFLGREGRG, encoded by the coding sequence ATGTTCCGCCGCATTCTCGTCGCCAATCGAGGCGAGATCGCCCTGCGCGTCCTGCGCACGTGCCGCTCGATGGGAATCGAGTCGGTCGCGGTGTTCTCCGAGGCCGACCGCGACGCGCCGTGGCTCGAGGCGGCCGACCGGACCGTGTGCATCGGCCCCGCGCGGGCCGATCGCTCCTATCTCGACGCCGACGCGGTCCTGCAGGCCGCCGAGCAGACCGAATGCCGCGCGGTCCACCCCGGCTACGGCTTCCTCTCGGAGAACGCGCGCTTCGCCGCCCGCTGCGAGCAGCACGGGATCACCTTCATCGGTCCCGGCCCCGGGGCGATCCGACGGATGGGCGACAAGATGGAGGCGAAACGCACGATGGCGGCCGCGGGCGTTCCCACGATCCCCGGCTCGCCCGGCGCCCTCGCCGACGTCGAGGCGGCCGCCCGGCTCGCGGGGGAGATCGGTTATCCCGTGCTCCTGAAGGCGAGCGCCGGCGGGGGTGGGAAGGGGATGCGCCGCTGCGACGACGAGTCGGGGCTCCGTCGCGGATTCGCGGAGGCGACCCTCGAGGCCGACAAGGCGTTCGGGAACGCGACCCTCTACCTCGAGAAGTACCTCGAAGGGGGTCGGCACGTCGAGTTCCAGCTGCTCGCCGACGCCTTCGGCAACGCGATCCACGTCGGCGAGCGCGAGTGCTCGGTGCAGCGCCACCACCAGAAGCTCGTCGAGGAGTCGCCCTCGCCGGCGATCGACGACGCCACGCGGGCGCGGGTGGGGGAGACGACCGCACGCGCGGCGGCGTCGTTCGGCTACCGCAACGCGGGAACGGTGGAGTTCCTTCGCACCCCCGGCGGGGAGCTGTTCTTCATGGAGATGAACACCCGCCTGCAGGTCGAACACCCCGTGAGCGAGATGATCTCCGGCCTCGACCTCGTCGAGGAGCAGATCCGCATCGCCGCCCTCGAGCCGCTGCGTCTCACCCAGGGCGAGGTGCGCCTGTCCGGGCACGCGCTCGAGCTCCGGATCAACGCGGAGGACCCGGACGCCGGGTTCCGCCCCGACCCGGGGACGATCGTCGCCTTCGAGCCCCCCAGGGGCGAGGGAGTGCGCTGGGATTCCGCGGTGCGCGCGGGATGGAAGATCCCGCCGCACTACGATTCCATGATCGGCAAGCTCATCGTGCACGCGCCCACGCGGCCCGAGGCGATCGCGAGGGCGAAACGGGCGCTCGACACCCTGAGGATCGAGGGGGTGAAGACGACGATCCCGCTGCAGCGGTGGATCCTCGACGCCCCCGAGTTCGTCTCGGGGGACTACGACATCGGATTCCTGGGGCGCGAGGGGCGAGGCTGA